A segment of the Butyrivibrio fibrisolvens genome:
AGTGTCTTGCAGGTATGGCATTCTCCAATGCCCTTCTTGGAATCGTTCACTCAATGGCTCACAAGACAGGTGCCGCTTTTGCTGATCACGGTGCACACATCATCCACGGCGCAGCTAATGCTATGTATCTTCCTAAGGTAATAGCATTTAATGCAAAAGATCCTGTTGCGCTTAAGAGATATGGAAAGATCGCAGATGTTATGCACCTTGGCGGATCAAGTGACGAAGAGAAGGTTAAGCTCCTCATCGAATACCTTCGCAAGATGAACGATGACCTTAACATTCCTCACTGTATCAAGAACTATGGCGCTGACAGCTATCCAACAGAGCAGGGCTTCGTTCCAGAAAATGTATTCCTTGAAAGACTTCACGACATAGCAGCTAATGCTATCCTTGATGCATGCACAGGCTCAAATCCTCGCCAGCCTTCACAGGAAGAGATGGAAAAGCTGCTTAAGTGCTGCTACTATGATACAGAAGTTGACTTCTGATAATTTCTAAGGTCAACAGGGAAATAATATGATTACTATTATCCTGTGGTCACGCACGTGATCACAGGATTTTTATTGTCAAACTCTTCTATATCAAGTGCAAAATCACTATAAAAAGAGGCTAATATTGGGAACAATTATTTGACACGATATGCTATTATAGTTTCGTTGCTTAATGAATATAAGAAGAGGTTAAAGTAATAAAATGAAACTGGATAAATTTTTGGTCATATTTGGATTGCTTTTCTTGATCATACCATTATCAATATGCGTTCCGATGATAGCACTTTTTCAAGACGAGCCAATGACAGCACTAATGTCAGGCGGTATATTGGTGCCTTTTGTCACTATTGGAATCGGATGTGTTATAGCAGGAATAAAACCCGCTTTAAAAAGAAAGAAATTCCTCAAAGAAGGAATTTCCTACTATGGCAAGATCGTTTCCTATCAGACTGATCCCAGCGTACATATAAACGGATCACCACTTTTATATCTCGAAGTAAGATATTTTGACAGATATGGAAGAATCAGTAATGTATCAGTTTCTACCGGTTCAGGTTCAAAAGCCGGATTCAACCTTGGTGAAACAGTTCAGATAGCTGAATTAAACGGAGAATCTATCCTGATAAGTGACAGATCACAAAATATCAGAATTCAGGGTGAAGATACACTTATCATGACTTATAACTCAGGAGCACAGAGTATTGACCAGCTTCGTCCGGAAAGTTATTTCTGCCCTCACTGCGGTGCAAACCTGATGATCGTAAGAGGTCAGACTGTAAAGTGTCCTTATTGCGACAGTTTTGTTACTAACACCAGACAATACGCATAAATATATATTTTTTTAACATAGTCTTTTCAATAGATATTTCTTACAAACACTTTTGTACAACATAAAGCCAGCCCCAAATGTAGTTTTACAATTACATTTGCAGGCTGGATTTTTAGTGTGTACAAAAAGTAGTACTTTGATCCTAAGATCTTAAAATGATCATGATCAACAATTCAACAGATTACCCTTAATCTATTCCTTGGTCTGCATATCACGAAGCTTATTTGCTTCCATGAAAATATTAAGAAGTATTCCCTTAAAGTCTTCAAACTTCTCAACCGCTTCTTCTGATGATCTTGCACCCTCATTGGAAAGAGATGCAACTTCCTGGCTGGATGCTGATAGATTAGAAATACTGTCATTGATCTCTGTTGTAGAGCTTGCGATGGACTTCATTCCTTCACCGATCTCTGCAAATCTTCCAAGCATATCAGTTACATTTTCATTTATACTGCTGAAATTATCTCCAACATTTTCGATCATATCATTCTGTTCCGAAACAGAATTAACAGTATCATCGATACTTGCCATAGCCTTCTGAACATCTTCTGTAAGCTCGTTGATAATATTTGTTATTTCAGTTGATGCTGTGTTAGTCTCTGCAGCCAGCTCACGTACATCATTTGCAACAACAGCAAAGCCTTTACCGGCTTCACCTGCTCTTGCAGCTTCAATGCTGGCATTCAGAGCAAGAAGGTTGGTCTGTTTGGATATAGAAAGAATAGAACTTACGATCTTGGTAACTTCTGCAACTTTATCAATAACTGCCTGAGTAGCATCAACTGTAACCTGACTTGTTCTGGAAACATCTTCAGACTTTGCTTTAAGTTCTTCAATAACCTTAACGCCATCAGATACGGCACTCTGAGCGTTTTCAGATGCCTTGGTCATATCCAGTCTATGCTGCTCGGTTGTATTTGTTTCTTCCTGGATCTCCTGAACTCTTTGAGCCTGAGTTGTAATGGACTGAGCTGTGCTTTCCATACTGCTGGCAATATCTTTCATTCCATTGTACTGAGCGTTGATTATATCTGTAAGATCCTGCATATTCTGCTGTGATGAATTAAACAGATCAGTAATAGTATTGGCAATTTCTGCCATCTGATTACCTGTAGCAAGTGTCTTCTCTGCATTTTCGCTTATTACTGCATTGTTTTCTTCATTAAACTTGGTAAGAAGTGTAACTGTGCACAGACATGCTACAAATGCGAGTGCCAAAGTTATAAATGCCGGAACATGCTGAATATCGACGCTTCCGCTTACAACTCTGTCCTTTATGACAGTGACAACAAAGGATATCATGATCGCAGCAATACCGTATTTACACAACTTTACATTCAGATAGATAATACTGCAGATAAGAATAGGAAGTCCGAATGCAAAATAAACAAGTTCGTCAACTGCTAAAAGAAGAACAACATAGAAAATTGTAGCTCCGCCCATTATAAGTATCGAACCCTTTTTTTCTCCCTGGAATTTGAAATTACCAGCAGAAGCCATCAAACCACCCAGAACAGCGCTGATAAGCATGGCGATCTTACCCCCCGACATCCCTTCCTGGGTGATATTAAAGATTGTCATCGCAATACCACTTAAGAGAATGACAATTGTAACATAATAACTATTCTTATTGGCTCTCTTGTATTGTTCAGCGTTCATAAGGAGTTTTCCTTTCTTTATGGCACAGGGTTCATCCTGAACTCTGTAATTACTGACATAGAAATACTGCAATACGTACCTATTTTTATATCGGAAAAAAAGGATAATCTCTTTAGAATAAGAACAAGTTTACGGCCAATTTTATTAAAAATTATAAAGGCTTTTCTATCCTAAGTCTTTATTCAAATACGCCCCCAGAATAGGCTTCCAGTGTTAATATACCTTCAATCTTTTCTCCGGTGATCATATTTGTAAAATCTCCTTTCAAATGGCATATATCATATAGTTTTATATCTATTTGAGAATCTGAATTGTTGATCACAACATAAGCGTTCTTACCATCATAAGATCTTTTAAATATATAAAGACCAGACTCATCTACATATAAACCTTTATAATCTCCTAACTTCAAAGCATCGCACCTTTTTCGAACACTGCTCCACTTACTAATATCATTAGAAAAGTCATTATCAGATTTATCCCACGCCATAGGAGATCTGTACTTACTTTCTGTTACGCCTTCAATAAAGCATTCATCACCATAAAAAACAGACGGAATACCGGGAGCCATCATAAGGTAAAAGATAGCCAGTGAAAGCTTCTTTCTATTCCCCTCGCAAAGGCTTAAAAACCTTGGAACATCGTGCGAATCCAGAAAATTCATCTGCGCATTGGATACAGGTCTTGGATATCGTATAAGAGCTTTTTGCATCTGCTGATCGAATTCAGCAGCACTTATCTTATTACCTGCAAAAAAGTCTCTGCAAAGATAAGTAAAGGTATAGTTCATGGCGCTGTGGAACTGATCTCCCTTAAGCCATACATCTGCATCCTCCCAAATCTCTGCAATAAGGAATGCATCACTTTTGGCAGATAAAACAGCCTTTCTAAATGCTCTCCAAGTGTCATGATCAACTTCGTTAGCAACATCAAGGCGCCATCCGTCAATGCCGAATTCTTCTATCCAATAGCGCCCCACCTTGCAGATATAATCGCGAACTTCAGGGTCGGAAGTATTTAATTTGGGCATCTCCTTAACATAAGCAAAGCATTCATAATTAGGCGGGTCTTTATATTCTATAGGAAACTTAAGGTTATAGAACCAGTGACAATACTTTGAATCTTCACCATTTTTAAGGACATCCTTAAAAGCAAAAAAGTCAGGGCCACAGTGATTAAAAACGCCGTCAAGGATTATGTGCATACCATTTTCATGGACTTTACATACAAGTTCTTTGAAGTCATCATCTGTTCCAAAGCACGGATCTATCTTAAAATAATCAATGGTGTCGTACTTGTGATATGAGTTCGCCGCAAATATCGGATTAAGATATATAAGATTTGCACCAAGACCTTTGATATAGTCAAGGTTTTCTATGATACCTCGAAGCGTGCCTCCTAGCCTGTTTATGCTAATTCCATCTGGAGTTTCAATACTTGTTTTTTCTTTAATATCAATAGTCCTATTCCCATTTGCAAAGCTGTCCGGGAAGATATGATACATTACGCTCTCATACGCCCATTCCGGAATATTTACAACTTCTTCTCTTCTTATGAAAGGATACTGAAAATACTCTGTCCTGTGTGCAGTCATATTATCAGTAAAGCCTCTTGAATAGTAGAAATATATATCCTTACCATCAAAAATCTTAAAGTAGTAACAAACCCTTGTCAGATCTGTATTTATATTGGCTTCATAATAATCAAACAGATCGTCCGTAGCACATTTTTCCATTGAAACTTCTGTCACGGGAATCGGCTCTTCATAGGCAACTCTGTCACCATAAAATGTACCAACATATGTCACATCATCTTTGGCTGTTCGCAAGCGTATAGTAATTGCATTTTCTGAAGTTGCATATGCATATTGAGACAGGGGCATATGCAGCACGGCTTCTTTAATCATATTATCCTCAAACTGTTATATATTTTTAGTAAATATTTGGTTATGCCCAAACACGTATCAGTTCTGGATTTGCGTTTGGGACATAGCTCATTAAAAGAACTCTTAATAGACTAGCCCTTCACAGCTCCGCCTGTAATTCCTTCTACATAGAATCTCTGCATGATAAGGAACAAAACTGAGATCGGTATCGCTACAATGATTCCGCCTGCACAAAATACTGAGAAGTAGTCTCCTACAAGGGTCCTTTGGACAAGGTTAAAAAGTCCCATGGCAACCGTCCAGTTAACAGGATCTTTGGATCTTATCATAAGTCTTGCCATGACAAAGTCTACCCAGGGTGCAAGGAAAGCATTGATGACGGTATAGACTATGATTGGTTTAGAAAGCGGGATTACGATCCTTGTGAAAATAGTGTATTCGGATGCGCCTTCAAGCTTTGCTGATTCTCTTAGCGACAGAGGAATCGTGTCAAAAAAGCCTTTGCAGATAAGATAGCCAAGTCCTGAGCCTGCTGAGTAGATGATAATAAGCCCGACTATACTATTAGTAAGTCCCAGCATTTTCATGACAAAGTAAGTTGCTATCATTGAAAGTACTCCGGGGAACATACCAAGTATTATGTAAAGGCTCATAAGCTGCTTTCTGCCTGCAAAGCGCATACAGCTAAATGCATATGAAACCATAAGTACAAATGTAGATGAAATAATGCAGGTAAAAACACCTATTATAAAAGAGTTTTTAAACCATGCAGGAAAATTCGCCAAAGTATCAGGTCTTGTGAAGAGCTGCACATAATTATCAAGTGACCACTCGGATGGAAAAAAGTGCATGGTATTTATTCCCTTATAAGCACTAAGAGAAGTTACAAAAAGCCATACAATCGGTATAAGCCATACAAATGAAAGAAAAGCCAAAAAGAGGTGTCGTAAAATTATTCTTATAGTTTTTTTCATTACTGGAACTGCTCCTCTCTGCCTTCTGCTATCATCCTTGTAAAGGTAAGGAGTGTAAGGCTTGCACTTATAACAAATACGCAGATACCGATCACGCTTGCCATCTTATAATTGGAATAATCGTTGGTCAGTGTGAACAGCCATGTGATAAGAAGGTCAACCTCCTTGGCATTAGAGTTGGCATAGCTCATATTGGTGGTTACGTAATCATTGGTCAGAAGGTATATAACGTTAAAGTTATTGATGTTGGCAACAAAAGCTGTTACAAGAGAAGGTCCTGTTACAAAAAGAACATACGGCATGGTGATCTTTCTAAATATCTGCTTCTCTGTTGCGCCGTCAATCTTGGCACTTTCAAGCTGGTCTTCAGGAATATTCATAAGTATTCCTGTAGCACTAAGCATCTGAAAAGGAATACCGACCCAGAGATTTATAAGAAGAACCATAACATTGGCCCAGCCTGGTTTTGAAAGAAACGGAATATAGCTAAGCCCCTTACTTACAAGACCTATATCCTGAAGTAAAGATACAAGTCCTATCTTATTGCAGATGCTGTTAACGATTCCATAGTCACTGAACATCTTACCAACAAGAAGAAGTGTTACAAACTGAGGAATTGCTATCGTTACAACAAAAAGACTTCTCCAGAGCTTTTTGAATCTTGTCTTTTTATCATTGATAAACTTTGCAAGAAGTACTCCGAAGTAGAATGTCGAGAAAGTTGCAAAAAAGGCCCAGATAAGCGTCCATGCAAGGATTCGCACAAAGGCATATCCAAAAGTCACAGTTGTTGTTGATGTAAAAAGAGTTTTAAAGTTCTCAAGCCCGACCCATGTAAACAGGTAAGTCGGAGGCTGATGATCGCCGTCATAGTTGGTGAATGCTATACATATCATGAACAGTATAGGGATAACGTTTGTAAGAAGGATTCCTATACTTGGTATTGTCAAAAGAGTTATGTGAAATTTGTGATTAAAAAGATTACTGATATCTTCTTTAAAAGAATTAATGTGCTTTCCATCTTTTTTGAGACATTCAAGCTCATAGCAGGCTTTGACATTGCTTATCGAAAGAAGGATATACATAAAAATGATAAGGATTCCTATGACGCCGCAAAGAAGGATCATAAGGGAGTTGTCATAGTCATTAACAACTTTGGTAAGGGTCTTGGGATCAAAGACTTCTTCTCTTTGAACAGTTCCAAGAGTCCCTAATTTACAAATGTAATTAATAGAAAAACCAAAAGTAAATACATAAAATAAAATCTGGACAGTCTGCATGATAACAGCCTTAATATACTGGCCTCTTGCAGCATATCCGCTTCCAAAGACTAATATGGATAGTTTTGTAAAGATATCCCCTTTGGCAAAATCTTTTATGAATTTTCTAAAGAATGATTCTCGCTCTTTTTTCATACTGTTCCTCAAAATGAGTATATTTATGGGTAGGGGAGATTTTCATCTCCCCCCTAAAGCTATCACTGTGTAATGCCAGCTACAGCATCATCTAAAAGTTTCTGAACATCTGTGTAGCTTCCCTCAACAAGTGACTGTCCAAGTGTAGCTGCAGGAGCCCAGAAGTTGTCGCCAACTCTCTGAAGATCAGCAAACTCAGCCTGCTCAGAAAGAGCTGCAAGTGCAGGAGCTGAAGCGATCTCTTCAGAAGAAGCTGCTACGATATTAGAAGGGCCTTCACCTGTCGCAAGTGCGATCTTGGTCTGGCTTTCTTCGCTTGTAAGGAACTCAGCAAGAAGCATTGCCCAGCCCGGATTCTTGGAATAAGCATTAACGCCAAGGAACTTGTAACCTGCAAATGATCCCATCTGAACTTGCTCACCATCCACTGTAAATGTAGGAAGTTTGCATGCAGCATATCCGTCACCATAAGCTTCTACAAATGCATTAGTAGCCCATGTTCCGTTAACGTCAGCGATCATCTCGCCATTAAGAGCAAATGCCTGAGCATCTTCATTGACACAGTTCTTCATGGCAGGGTTCTTGCAGATATCTGTGATAGCCTGTGCTACAGCTGCGCCTGTGTATTTAGTATCTTCTGCATTCCAGTTACAGATGTTCTTGCCATCATCACCAAGCTTCATCTCAAGGCCTGCACCTGCGAAGAATCCGTACATGAACCATGCACCTGAAACTTCCATACCAACTGTTTTGCCCTGGGCCTGTGCTGCAGCAAGAAGGCTGTCCCAGCTCTTAACATCTTCTTCTGAAAGGTAGTTTTTGTTATAGAAAAGGAAATATCCGTTTGATGCTGTCATAGGATAAGCATAGAGCTTACCATCAATTGAAGCTGCTTCTACTGTAGCAGGTGAATTAGTAGTTGTAGGATCATAAGTATATGTAGCTTCAACGCTCTGAAGAGCACCTGCATTTACAAGATCAAGAAGCTGATCATCAGGGAATACAAACAGATCGCCTGCTGACTCAACATCTGCAAGAACATCATCCTTACAGTTAGCTTCTGATTCAGCTCCTATTGTGATATTGAACTCAACATCCGGATACTGGGCCTTGAACTCTTCGACAAGCTCTGCCATTACAGTCTGGTATCCCTCTGTCTCTGAACACCAGAGAGTAAGTTCAACAGGATCTGTTGTTGCTGCGATAAGGTTTGCAATTGCATCATCTGAAGAAGCCCCAGTACCTTCCTGATCACCAGTTTTAGATTCATCTCCTGCCGTCTGATCCTGAGTTGTCTGCACATTTTCCGCTCCAGGATTGCCGCAACCCGCCATCATTGATACTGCCATCATTCCACTAAGCAGCATGCTAATAAGTTTCTTTTTCATTGCTAGTCCTCCTTATGAAATTGTTTTCCTTGCTTTTATGGATTTTGTCTTGAAATATTATTGTGTGATCTTGTTCTATAACTGAATTATTTATCTGTGCATGGCCATTATCAAGCAGAAAACGTTTTTCACGGATCATTCTGTCAGGAAACCGCTATACCATTATTTTCTTTTTGTGCACTTTATTTCGTTTGGTTTATGATATTATCAGTATGATAATAAATATAAGAAGAAGCTTATAATCGGAGGATTTCAAGGTGCCTATTACAATTAAGGATGTCGCAGAACATGCCGGAGTTTCAGTTTCAACAGTATCAAAAGTATTAAATGATTGGAAAACAATTTCCCAAAGCACAAAAGATAAAGTCAATAACTCTATAAAGGAACTGAACTACACCCCAAATTCAAGGGCCGTAAGCTTTGCCCGTGGCAATACCAGAAACATCATATATCTGACATCACTTTCAAAGGATGAAGCCTATACCAATCCTCATATGTTTGACATCATGTGCGGTGTGTTCACAAGGCTTGCTTCAGGCGGCTACACCATGACACTTATGGATATCTCTGATGACATTCATCCAAAGGAAACCGTTGCAGGAATCATTGCAAGAAAAAGCGCTGATGGAATCGTGATACACGGATCAGTTATAAACGAAGACATAGCTAACCTGATAATAAGTAATTCTTTTCCTCATATAGTAATAGGCCATCCTGACTTTAACGAAAGGCTATGCTGGGTAGATACCAACCATCTTCTGGCCGGTCAGTACGCTGCAGAATACTTATCACAACGGGACGTATCCCCGGTTTCTTTTATCGGAGGGAAAAGAACTGAATTCATATCCCACGAAAGAGAGCGCGGGTTCAGGACCATAATGCTCAAGTATCATAAGAAGATCCCGCCGGAATATGTGATCCATACATCATCCACCTGGGAAGAAGGGTACGCGGCAGCAAAGAAGCTCTTATCAATGAAAGAAGCCCCAAAAGCCATCGTATGTGAAAACAATACACTGGCAGTCGGGGCTGCAAAAGCTATAAGTGAAATGGGGCTCAAAGTTCCTGATGATATATTTTTCCTTACTTTTGATATATATCCCTATACAACAATAATCGACCCGAAGCCCACGATCATCAACATAAATGTCTATGACATGGGGCTTCAGGCCGCCGATATGATCATTAGAAAAATCGATAATCCTTCACTAATGATACAAAGTTATACTACACTTCCTGAAATTGTCGAATCATGATCGCTGATAGAAGGAAATATAGTTTCCTTCATGCTGTTTACTTTCATACATGGCTTTATCAGCTTGTTTATTTAAAGAATATTTCCTCTAAGTATTATCGTCTTAATCTCAAATGTTTCCTTATCAATGATAAGGACATCTGCGTATTTACCGGTGCTGATACTTCCATACATCTTATCCATTCTCACGGATCTGGCAGCATTTATCGTTGCTGCCCTTACTGCCGTTTCAACAGGAACCTTTATAACTTTTATGCAGTTGACCATGCAGTCATACAGATTTGATACGCTGGCAGCTATTGTCCCATCAGAAAGGGTAGCTTTTTTTCCATTAACAAATACCTTATGGCCGCCAAGTTCATACTCTCCGTCCGGCATACCTGTTGCACGCATGCTGTCACTTATGATTACCATCCGTTCTTCTCCAAGCATGGCAAAAGAAGCTCTGTCTACAGTAGGATGATGGTGAACGCCATCTGTTATAATCTCTATCATGACATCTTTATTATCAAAAGCAGCTCCAAGCACTCCCGGCTCTCTGTGGTGATAGGGACTCATTGCATTAAAAAGATGCGTTACGTGGTTTGCACCAAGTTCCATAGCTTTACACGCAGTATCATAATCTGCATTTGTATGGGCTATAGATATGACTATTTCGCTACTTAGTTCTTTGATAAAATCCATAGCGCCGTCCCGTTCAGGAGCTATATCTACCATGCATATTTTATTCCCGGAAATCTCCTGCATCTTCCTTACAAAAGACACATCAGGAAGCTTTATATCTGAAAGCTCCTGCGAGCCTTTTTTCTCAGGTGATATAAAGGGGCCTTCCATGTTGATCCCAAGGAAAGAAGCTTCTTTTGTATGGGCTTTTATAGCACTTTCATCTTCTTCTATCTTCTTAAAATACTCAGCTGTGGCTCTGGCTACATTTAAAAGCTTATCTTCAGGCACAGTCATTGTTGTAAGGCATATGGAAGTGACACCTGCTGCCGCTTCGTAGCTTAAGAAGTCACTTATGGATTCATATGTCGCATCGCAAAAATCGCTGTTATGGCAGCCGTGTACGTGAACATCGACAAGACCCGGGATAACATAATTTCCGCCTGCATCTATCTCTGCGCCA
Coding sequences within it:
- a CDS encoding LacI family DNA-binding transcriptional regulator, which produces MPITIKDVAEHAGVSVSTVSKVLNDWKTISQSTKDKVNNSIKELNYTPNSRAVSFARGNTRNIIYLTSLSKDEAYTNPHMFDIMCGVFTRLASGGYTMTLMDISDDIHPKETVAGIIARKSADGIVIHGSVINEDIANLIISNSFPHIVIGHPDFNERLCWVDTNHLLAGQYAAEYLSQRDVSPVSFIGGKRTEFISHERERGFRTIMLKYHKKIPPEYVIHTSSTWEEGYAAAKKLLSMKEAPKAIVCENNTLAVGAAKAISEMGLKVPDDIFFLTFDIYPYTTIIDPKPTIININVYDMGLQAADMIIRKIDNPSLMIQSYTTLPEIVES
- a CDS encoding carbohydrate ABC transporter permease, producing the protein MKKERESFFRKFIKDFAKGDIFTKLSILVFGSGYAARGQYIKAVIMQTVQILFYVFTFGFSINYICKLGTLGTVQREEVFDPKTLTKVVNDYDNSLMILLCGVIGILIIFMYILLSISNVKACYELECLKKDGKHINSFKEDISNLFNHKFHITLLTIPSIGILLTNVIPILFMICIAFTNYDGDHQPPTYLFTWVGLENFKTLFTSTTTVTFGYAFVRILAWTLIWAFFATFSTFYFGVLLAKFINDKKTRFKKLWRSLFVVTIAIPQFVTLLLVGKMFSDYGIVNSICNKIGLVSLLQDIGLVSKGLSYIPFLSKPGWANVMVLLINLWVGIPFQMLSATGILMNIPEDQLESAKIDGATEKQIFRKITMPYVLFVTGPSLVTAFVANINNFNVIYLLTNDYVTTNMSYANSNAKEVDLLITWLFTLTNDYSNYKMASVIGICVFVISASLTLLTFTRMIAEGREEQFQ
- a CDS encoding sugar ABC transporter permease; translated protein: MKKTIRIILRHLFLAFLSFVWLIPIVWLFVTSLSAYKGINTMHFFPSEWSLDNYVQLFTRPDTLANFPAWFKNSFIIGVFTCIISSTFVLMVSYAFSCMRFAGRKQLMSLYIILGMFPGVLSMIATYFVMKMLGLTNSIVGLIIIYSAGSGLGYLICKGFFDTIPLSLRESAKLEGASEYTIFTRIVIPLSKPIIVYTVINAFLAPWVDFVMARLMIRSKDPVNWTVAMGLFNLVQRTLVGDYFSVFCAGGIIVAIPISVLFLIMQRFYVEGITGGAVKG
- a CDS encoding extracellular solute-binding protein, with amino-acid sequence MKKKLISMLLSGMMAVSMMAGCGNPGAENVQTTQDQTAGDESKTGDQEGTGASSDDAIANLIAATTDPVELTLWCSETEGYQTVMAELVEEFKAQYPDVEFNITIGAESEANCKDDVLADVESAGDLFVFPDDQLLDLVNAGALQSVEATYTYDPTTTNSPATVEAASIDGKLYAYPMTASNGYFLFYNKNYLSEEDVKSWDSLLAAAQAQGKTVGMEVSGAWFMYGFFAGAGLEMKLGDDGKNICNWNAEDTKYTGAAVAQAITDICKNPAMKNCVNEDAQAFALNGEMIADVNGTWATNAFVEAYGDGYAACKLPTFTVDGEQVQMGSFAGYKFLGVNAYSKNPGWAMLLAEFLTSEESQTKIALATGEGPSNIVAASSEEIASAPALAALSEQAEFADLQRVGDNFWAPAATLGQSLVEGSYTDVQKLLDDAVAGITQ
- a CDS encoding glycoside hydrolase family 13 protein; translation: MIKEAVLHMPLSQYAYATSENAITIRLRTAKDDVTYVGTFYGDRVAYEEPIPVTEVSMEKCATDDLFDYYEANINTDLTRVCYYFKIFDGKDIYFYYSRGFTDNMTAHRTEYFQYPFIRREEVVNIPEWAYESVMYHIFPDSFANGNRTIDIKEKTSIETPDGISINRLGGTLRGIIENLDYIKGLGANLIYLNPIFAANSYHKYDTIDYFKIDPCFGTDDDFKELVCKVHENGMHIILDGVFNHCGPDFFAFKDVLKNGEDSKYCHWFYNLKFPIEYKDPPNYECFAYVKEMPKLNTSDPEVRDYICKVGRYWIEEFGIDGWRLDVANEVDHDTWRAFRKAVLSAKSDAFLIAEIWEDADVWLKGDQFHSAMNYTFTYLCRDFFAGNKISAAEFDQQMQKALIRYPRPVSNAQMNFLDSHDVPRFLSLCEGNRKKLSLAIFYLMMAPGIPSVFYGDECFIEGVTESKYRSPMAWDKSDNDFSNDISKWSSVRKRCDALKLGDYKGLYVDESGLYIFKRSYDGKNAYVVINNSDSQIDIKLYDICHLKGDFTNMITGEKIEGILTLEAYSGGVFE
- a CDS encoding methyl-accepting chemotaxis protein yields the protein MQYFYVSNYRVQDEPCAIKKGKLLMNAEQYKRANKNSYYVTIVILLSGIAMTIFNITQEGMSGGKIAMLISAVLGGLMASAGNFKFQGEKKGSILIMGGATIFYVVLLLAVDELVYFAFGLPILICSIIYLNVKLCKYGIAAIMISFVVTVIKDRVVSGSVDIQHVPAFITLALAFVACLCTVTLLTKFNEENNAVISENAEKTLATGNQMAEIANTITDLFNSSQQNMQDLTDIINAQYNGMKDIASSMESTAQSITTQAQRVQEIQEETNTTEQHRLDMTKASENAQSAVSDGVKVIEELKAKSEDVSRTSQVTVDATQAVIDKVAEVTKIVSSILSISKQTNLLALNASIEAARAGEAGKGFAVVANDVRELAAETNTASTEITNIINELTEDVQKAMASIDDTVNSVSEQNDMIENVGDNFSSINENVTDMLGRFAEIGEGMKSIASSTTEINDSISNLSASSQEVASLSNEGARSSEEAVEKFEDFKGILLNIFMEANKLRDMQTKE
- the nagA gene encoding N-acetylglucosamine-6-phosphate deacetylase; protein product: MKIVNGLVYGENYKFSQKDVCIKGEFFADTSDDGAEIDAGGNYVIPGLVDVHVHGCHNSDFCDATYESISDFLSYEAAAGVTSICLTTMTVPEDKLLNVARATAEYFKKIEEDESAIKAHTKEASFLGINMEGPFISPEKKGSQELSDIKLPDVSFVRKMQEISGNKICMVDIAPERDGAMDFIKELSSEIVISIAHTNADYDTACKAMELGANHVTHLFNAMSPYHHREPGVLGAAFDNKDVMIEIITDGVHHHPTVDRASFAMLGEERMVIISDSMRATGMPDGEYELGGHKVFVNGKKATLSDGTIAASVSNLYDCMVNCIKVIKVPVETAVRAATINAARSVRMDKMYGSISTGKYADVLIIDKETFEIKTIILRGNIL